In Halobacillus amylolyticus, the following proteins share a genomic window:
- a CDS encoding class I SAM-dependent DNA methyltransferase, with amino-acid sequence MEYKGSSVYDNEQFFSNFLARRNREESPNNTMEYPAFMELLGDVSQKRILDLGCGDAQFGVELLRQGCLSYEGVEGSRKMAEQAILNLAGTRGKVFHSSMEQWEYPLDHYDVIVSRVSFHYIKRLERILEQIHHALHEKGRFLFSVQHPLLTSSQASAEQTARKTDWIVDDYFDCGKRVEPWINEKVVKYHRTFEEYFRLIKAAGFMIQDVSECGPRKENFSKEEEYKRRKRIPLFLVFACQK; translated from the coding sequence ATGGAGTATAAAGGTTCGTCAGTATACGACAATGAGCAGTTTTTCAGTAATTTTTTAGCAAGAAGAAACCGTGAAGAGAGTCCTAATAATACGATGGAATACCCAGCTTTTATGGAGTTACTCGGCGATGTTAGTCAGAAAAGGATTCTTGACCTCGGATGTGGTGATGCCCAATTCGGTGTAGAGCTGCTTAGGCAGGGATGTTTATCATATGAAGGGGTGGAGGGGTCTCGTAAAATGGCAGAGCAGGCTATTTTGAACCTCGCTGGAACAAGAGGGAAAGTATTTCATTCTTCTATGGAGCAATGGGAGTATCCTCTTGATCATTATGATGTAATTGTATCAAGAGTCTCATTCCATTACATAAAAAGACTCGAACGCATTCTTGAGCAAATCCATCATGCTCTTCATGAAAAAGGCCGATTTCTTTTCAGCGTCCAGCATCCACTATTAACTTCTTCTCAAGCGAGTGCTGAGCAAACAGCACGAAAGACGGATTGGATCGTCGATGATTATTTTGACTGCGGAAAACGTGTGGAACCGTGGATCAATGAAAAGGTAGTGAAGTATCACCGGACATTTGAAGAATACTTCAGGTTAATAAAAGCTGCAGGGTTTATGATTCAGGATGTAAGCGAATGTGGGCCAAGGAAAGAGAACTTTAGTAAGGAGGAAGAGTATAAGAGACGGAAGCGTATTCCATTGTTTCTTGTCTTTGCTTGCCAAAAATAA